The DNA segment CAGTAAAATACACAAATATGAAAACATTTAAAAAACTGTTCACCCTGCTGATTCTTTTCAGTGCGGTACAGGCAATGGCCCAGACAGATAAAGAAACCACGACCAAACTGGTGGCAGATCAGCATCTGGTATTCAATGCCACCTCGGCAATGCCTATGGCAAATGCAGACGTAAGCGCTGTATTGAACAAAATGCAAAATGGAAGCGGAGGAGGCATGATTCAGCTTTCCGGCTCTCAATACCAGTTGAAAATCAATAAAGACAGTGTAGAGGCTTATTTGCCTTATTACGGACGTGCATATACCGCCTCTATGAACCCGGACGATGCCGGCATCAAGTTTAAGTCTAAAAAGTTCAGCTATAAAACGACGAAAAAGAAAAAAGGAGGCTGGGTCATCAACATTTCACCTAAGGATGCCAAAGATGTACAAAACATGACTTTAAGTGTATCTGAAAATGGTTATGCCGTACTCAATGTAAACAGCAACAACAGACAAGCCATCTCTTTCAATGGGGTCATTGCAGCACCCAAAGAAGACAAAAAGTAACCCATAAAAAATCGTCATACCTTGTGAAACAAAGTATGACGATTCTGATTACCAAATCCTATTGTTTAGGACTGATTTTTACTTCAAACAGATGCGGCCATTTCTTGCCGGTCACAAACAATCTTTTTCCCGCATTATCCCAGGCAATTCCATTCAGGACATTGTTTGCCTGATCCACTTCATCCTTGTAAAAACCTGCCGGCAAAAGTCCGGTAAAGTCAATTTCCTTTTCTATTACACCAGATTTAGGATCAATCACTACAATCACATTTTTGGTGTATACGTTCGCGTAAATCTTTCCGTCAATGTATTCCAGTTCGTTTAACTTATCTACAGGCCCTATATTGTTGTAAACCTCTATGGAACTTTCTTCTTTATAATTGTCTTTATTCAGGAACCAGATTTTATTCGTTCCATCAGATTTGATCAGTTGTTTTCCGTCAAAGCACAAGCCCCAGCCTTCCATGCTCGACTGATAAGGAAAAGTAGAAAGTTGTTTAAATGATTTCGAGTCAAATACCAGACCCAACCTGTTCTGCCAGGTCAGCATTACCACCTTATCACCAACCAGGCTGGAACCTTCGCCAAAATACTGATCGTCAAGTTTAGTTTGCTGCAACACCTTTCCGGATTTAACATCTACCCATCTTACCGTAGAATGTTCTTCCTGACCCGTACTTTCCAGAAATTTTCCTCCGTGATATTCCAATCCCTGTGTATAGGCAGAGGTATCATGCGGAAATGTATTCACGATCTTATAGGTATATTGAACCGGCTTTACCGAAGATTTCAACTCAATATTGATGGTCAGCGTATCTTTCTTCCCATCGGCTTCTACCACTGCTGTGATCAGCTTATAGCCCAGGCTAAGACCAGCAGTACTTACCGCAACAGGTTCCCCGTTATTTTTTGATCCTACCGCTTTTCCATCCAGGGTATAAGTAGCCGAGGTAATGCTTTTCCCTGCAGGCACATCCAGTGCGATTTTAACTTCATCACCCAGGCCAAATGACTGTCCCTGTTCCGGAAATTTAAATCCCACACTTGCGCCAGAAGAGCCGGTGTCTTTACAGGAAATGATCAGTGAAATGCCTGATAGTACCACTACTGCCAGGACTAACTTAGATAGGTTAATGATTTTTTTAACTTGGCCAGAATGCATCTTCAATATGATTAATTTTATAAAGGTCTTTATTTTCGAAAACAATTGCAATAATATCAAAACGAACCTCTCCCTGATGGTTCTTCATTTCTATGTAGGCAGCAGAAGCAAACTCGAGTTGCTTTTCCTTTTTCCGGTCTACAAAATCTTCCGGGTGTCCGTAATCTGTAGAAGTCCGCGTTTTTACTTCCACAAAGATCAGCTTTCCACCCTGTTC comes from the Pedobacter sp. FW305-3-2-15-E-R2A2 genome and includes:
- a CDS encoding DUF4251 domain-containing protein: MKTFKKLFTLLILFSAVQAMAQTDKETTTKLVADQHLVFNATSAMPMANADVSAVLNKMQNGSGGGMIQLSGSQYQLKINKDSVEAYLPYYGRAYTASMNPDDAGIKFKSKKFSYKTTKKKKGGWVINISPKDAKDVQNMTLSVSENGYAVLNVNSNNRQAISFNGVIAAPKEDKK
- a CDS encoding glutaminyl-peptide cyclotransferase — translated: MHSGQVKKIINLSKLVLAVVVLSGISLIISCKDTGSSGASVGFKFPEQGQSFGLGDEVKIALDVPAGKSITSATYTLDGKAVGSKNNGEPVAVSTAGLSLGYKLITAVVEADGKKDTLTINIELKSSVKPVQYTYKIVNTFPHDTSAYTQGLEYHGGKFLESTGQEEHSTVRWVDVKSGKVLQQTKLDDQYFGEGSSLVGDKVVMLTWQNRLGLVFDSKSFKQLSTFPYQSSMEGWGLCFDGKQLIKSDGTNKIWFLNKDNYKEESSIEVYNNIGPVDKLNELEYIDGKIYANVYTKNVIVVIDPKSGVIEKEIDFTGLLPAGFYKDEVDQANNVLNGIAWDNAGKRLFVTGKKWPHLFEVKISPKQ
- a CDS encoding YraN family protein translates to MAVHNELGKRGEGIAREYLENAGYRILNVNWKYARAEVDVIAEQGGKLIFVEVKTRTSTDYGHPEDFVDRKKEKQLEFASAAYIEMKNHQGEVRFDIIAIVFENKDLYKINHIEDAFWPS